A genomic segment from Tuwongella immobilis encodes:
- the rpsR gene encoding 30S ribosomal protein S18: MVRKKLGRNRKNRCRFCTKEGCPRPVFIDYKDYVGLKKLTTSQGKMFSRKRSGTCAAFQRAISTAIKRARFMALLPYVGE, from the coding sequence ATGGTTCGCAAGAAACTCGGTCGCAACCGGAAGAATCGCTGCCGCTTTTGCACCAAAGAGGGCTGCCCTCGTCCCGTCTTCATCGACTACAAAGATTACGTCGGCCTGAAGAAGCTCACCACCAGCCAAGGCAAGATGTTCAGCCGCAAGCGCTCGGGCACCTGCGCCGCCTTCCAACGCGCCATCAGCACCGCCATCAAGCGCGCTCGCTTCATGGCTCTGCTGCCCTACGTCGGCGAATAA
- a CDS encoding TIGR02996 domain-containing protein has protein sequence MDEQAFLQAMREQPHDHLPWLAYADWLTEHDRLEEAAFLRFGVAAVEREDAGLDASQLRAEAQALLERTSLIRWNHPAVPLQWLRFEPDARGLFRRAILESALGLPQLNFWMDIHPISEIVCHDRYTPDRFRWQARDLDQLAGLVMRGILTLSLETGHGLAITPEVIERLFVQGPMLPALESVGMDGTCWLGNSLVRLASSPKLPRLRELRLNRCANVDNLSALLESSASHRIRSWHLEADDDASPLAERLLSAPYLDRVEKLHLGRRLTDAMLPRLIHGNPPMNLQQLTLAGTVHDVMVAELAWSPRLERLESLHFTRRDQPIDATPVIELITSPRATQLRSLAIPFPGVGDVVLDVLIRSAVLPNLESLVISDIAPNREWELYASPMRQKLRKLTIQGRRHVTIRPLTRDFRSSVGNRDLLTPNQSHGADPDLPLTR, from the coding sequence ATGGACGAACAGGCATTTCTCCAAGCCATGCGGGAACAGCCCCACGATCATTTGCCTTGGCTGGCCTACGCAGATTGGCTCACCGAACATGATCGCCTGGAAGAGGCGGCGTTTCTGCGCTTCGGGGTGGCTGCCGTCGAGCGTGAAGATGCCGGACTCGATGCCAGCCAGTTGCGAGCCGAAGCGCAGGCACTGCTGGAACGGACCAGTTTGATCCGCTGGAATCACCCGGCGGTGCCGTTGCAATGGCTTCGGTTCGAGCCGGATGCGCGGGGACTCTTCCGACGGGCGATTCTGGAATCCGCGTTGGGATTGCCGCAATTGAATTTCTGGATGGACATTCATCCCATTTCCGAAATTGTCTGCCACGATCGCTACACCCCAGACCGATTCCGCTGGCAGGCCCGCGACTTGGACCAACTCGCCGGATTGGTCATGCGCGGCATTCTGACGCTGTCGCTGGAAACCGGCCACGGTCTGGCGATTACACCTGAAGTCATCGAACGATTATTCGTGCAAGGGCCGATGCTTCCCGCCTTGGAATCGGTTGGCATGGATGGCACCTGTTGGCTGGGCAATTCGCTGGTGCGGCTGGCGAGTTCGCCCAAACTCCCACGGCTGCGCGAGTTGCGGCTGAATCGCTGTGCCAATGTGGACAATCTTTCCGCGTTGTTGGAATCGTCTGCCAGCCACCGAATTCGCTCTTGGCATTTGGAAGCCGACGATGATGCCTCGCCATTGGCCGAGCGATTGTTGTCGGCTCCCTATTTGGATCGGGTGGAGAAATTGCATTTGGGGCGACGTTTGACCGATGCCATGCTGCCGCGATTGATTCATGGCAACCCGCCGATGAATCTGCAACAACTCACCCTGGCCGGAACCGTGCACGATGTCATGGTCGCGGAATTGGCCTGGTCGCCGCGATTGGAACGGCTCGAATCGCTGCACTTTACCCGCCGCGATCAGCCTATCGACGCCACCCCCGTGATCGAGTTGATTACCTCGCCTCGCGCCACGCAGTTGCGAAGCCTGGCGATTCCGTTCCCCGGAGTGGGGGATGTGGTGCTGGATGTGCTGATTCGCTCGGCGGTTCTGCCGAATTTGGAATCGCTGGTCATTAGCGATATTGCCCCCAATCGAGAGTGGGAACTGTACGCCTCGCCCATGCGTCAAAAGTTGCGAAAACTGACCATTCAAGGCCGTCGCCATGTCACCATTCGGCCGTTGACCCGCGATTTTCGATCATCGGTTGGCAATCGCGACCTGCTGACACCGAATCAATCTCATGGGGCCGATCCCGATCTCCCGCTGACCCGTTGA
- a CDS encoding spinster family MFS transporter, whose translation MSSPVGVSAALPGARMALMLLLAINLMNYIDRYIISATLPMIERDEAISPADNPITKTQLGLLAPAFVWTYMIFSLLFGVLGDRMSRWTLVGIGVILWSFASGGSGLATSFLVLLGTRCLVGIGEAAYGPTAPTLLSDLFPVERRGFVMALFYMAIPVGSALGFIIGGLIGEKYGWRWAFYLAMPPGLILGVLCFFMREPAVGAADKVAKSHESHVPKWDDYRSLIRIRSYVFNSAAATGMCFAIGGLSYWMPYYLYERESKLVWTETTLNAGIKERIPAQVMQRVQDTLPSLPYSFENAAEFRTKVVAAIGTSEFATYRESLLMAAHGKDSISLGTINLIFGGILAVGGLTATLFGGYVGDWLRQKYPGSYFLVSGVSVIIGLPLFLMTLYLPLPIGWVVLFLAVFALFVNTGPSNTILANVVPPSIRSSAFAINILLIHALGDAISPAIIGAIADQADLRTGFLLVSAMILVSGIVWMLGARYLQADTEAAPTLLEAQHANRATAKSE comes from the coding sequence ATGTCATCTCCTGTTGGTGTCTCTGCCGCGCTGCCGGGGGCGCGCATGGCTCTGATGCTGCTTCTGGCCATCAACCTGATGAACTATATCGATCGGTATATCATCTCAGCGACGCTGCCGATGATCGAACGCGATGAGGCGATCTCCCCGGCTGATAATCCGATTACCAAAACCCAGTTGGGACTTCTGGCACCGGCGTTCGTTTGGACGTACATGATCTTTTCGCTGCTCTTTGGCGTCCTGGGCGATCGCATGTCGCGCTGGACATTGGTGGGCATTGGTGTGATTCTCTGGAGTTTTGCCAGCGGTGGCTCGGGACTGGCGACTTCGTTTTTGGTGCTATTGGGGACACGCTGCTTGGTGGGCATCGGTGAGGCGGCCTATGGTCCCACGGCACCGACCTTGCTCTCCGATTTATTCCCGGTCGAGCGACGCGGCTTCGTCATGGCGCTGTTCTACATGGCGATTCCGGTTGGCTCCGCGTTGGGTTTCATTATCGGTGGGCTAATTGGTGAGAAATATGGGTGGCGCTGGGCGTTTTACTTGGCGATGCCGCCGGGGCTGATTCTCGGCGTGCTCTGCTTCTTCATGCGGGAACCGGCAGTGGGGGCCGCCGACAAAGTTGCCAAATCCCACGAATCGCATGTGCCGAAATGGGATGACTATCGTTCGCTGATTCGGATTCGCTCGTATGTCTTCAATTCCGCCGCTGCAACGGGCATGTGCTTTGCCATTGGCGGACTCTCGTACTGGATGCCCTATTACTTGTACGAGCGCGAATCGAAGTTGGTCTGGACCGAAACGACGCTGAACGCGGGGATCAAAGAACGGATTCCCGCCCAAGTGATGCAACGGGTGCAAGACACCTTGCCCAGCCTGCCTTATTCGTTTGAGAACGCTGCCGAGTTCCGCACCAAAGTCGTTGCTGCGATTGGGACTTCGGAATTTGCGACGTATCGGGAATCGCTTCTGATGGCCGCCCACGGGAAAGATTCCATCTCCCTGGGGACGATCAATCTTATCTTCGGCGGAATTTTGGCGGTGGGTGGCCTGACTGCGACGCTGTTTGGCGGATATGTGGGCGATTGGCTGCGGCAGAAATATCCGGGGTCGTATTTCTTGGTCAGCGGGGTGTCGGTCATCATTGGTCTGCCGCTGTTTCTGATGACGTTGTATCTCCCATTGCCGATCGGCTGGGTGGTGTTGTTCCTGGCCGTGTTTGCCTTGTTTGTGAACACGGGGCCGAGCAACACGATTCTGGCCAACGTGGTGCCGCCGAGTATTCGTTCCAGCGCATTTGCGATCAACATTCTGCTGATTCACGCCCTGGGAGATGCGATTTCCCCGGCGATTATCGGGGCGATTGCCGACCAAGCCGACCTGCGGACCGGATTTTTGCTGGTCTCGGCGATGATTCTGGTCAGCGGAATCGTCTGGATGTTGGGGGCACGCTACCTGCAAGCGGATACGGAAGCGGCTCCGACGTTGCTGGAAGCACAGCACGCGAATCGGGCCACCGCGAAATCCGAGTAA
- a CDS encoding right-handed parallel beta-helix repeat-containing protein: protein MMPATTVAAMRCPYCYGEVARFEEIEDPSGGRSLSCPRMECRAQNIPMLYQRDYHRYPPMPCSIIGLSNHGKTEYINALLDEFDRIGRDWPGFHYHWLSETALREARNRLEDRAAGRLSNATRSVFPDPQMLRLANVPNIGGNHLIIYDTGGETFEDAGLLRDAGRYVRNSPSIIWLVSLSDLDRPTQLSDMLTIYQQAMIEMGGNPKQQTLILVLTKGDLLLEMPELPASCSEFLQNDRLDPRGDSWGRLQQISDDLERWLTQSGYHNLVNFSRESFREVRYCIVSALGTSADGSRMEVAPMPRGVMAPIFWLWRSQHSGVWVQVGQQRSLYLSLPEAIQAAPAGAIITLEPGTYLLPEPIVSRRTLRLHGSGLENTIIRCMKDEYVIHSHAPEAGGLELRNLTIEHAGNAGADVVRVTSGKVLMERCRIRGGRSEGTGTTGSGLIVSGGMNGRLVQCEFTYNQGDGVQVHRNASLELIGCLCQFNERSGIHWLSDGKATITQTRCLNNKRGIRMERTQNAAITGNFLMDNTEYGIDLRDGSHGKIEQNRIEGNRIHGIRLVRDANWQLHKNACKKNTQAGIALTESAKGMLVQNECIENLVGILYQGQAELDAEENRCVQNQRAGIVLEGNSGGRLKANLCEDNQYDGVLVGDTARPIVDHNTFRLNQRYGIFIARTASQTQLLRGNQITQNRTRDIQDERRGGWFG from the coding sequence ATGATGCCTGCCACGACCGTCGCTGCGATGCGTTGCCCCTATTGCTACGGTGAGGTCGCGCGGTTTGAGGAGATCGAAGACCCCAGCGGGGGGCGATCGCTGAGTTGTCCGCGAATGGAATGTCGCGCGCAGAATATCCCGATGTTGTATCAACGGGATTATCACCGCTATCCGCCCATGCCGTGCAGCATCATCGGGCTGAGCAACCACGGTAAAACCGAGTACATCAACGCGCTTCTGGACGAATTCGATCGCATTGGCCGCGATTGGCCCGGTTTCCATTACCATTGGCTGAGCGAAACCGCGCTGCGTGAGGCCCGCAATCGCTTGGAAGATCGCGCAGCCGGGAGGCTGTCCAACGCGACTCGCAGTGTCTTTCCCGATCCGCAGATGCTCCGGTTGGCGAATGTCCCGAATATCGGCGGAAATCATCTGATTATCTACGATACCGGCGGCGAAACCTTTGAAGATGCCGGGCTGCTCCGCGATGCGGGGCGATATGTGCGCAACTCGCCCAGCATTATTTGGCTGGTGAGTTTGTCCGACTTGGATCGGCCTACGCAATTGAGCGACATGCTCACGATTTATCAGCAAGCCATGATCGAAATGGGGGGCAATCCCAAGCAACAAACGCTGATTTTGGTGCTGACCAAAGGCGATCTACTGCTCGAAATGCCGGAATTGCCCGCATCGTGTAGCGAATTTCTGCAGAACGATCGACTCGATCCACGCGGCGATTCCTGGGGCCGACTCCAACAGATTTCCGATGATTTGGAACGCTGGTTGACCCAATCGGGTTATCATAATTTGGTCAATTTCAGCCGAGAAAGTTTTCGAGAGGTGCGCTACTGCATCGTCTCTGCACTGGGCACGAGCGCAGATGGCTCGCGGATGGAAGTCGCCCCCATGCCACGCGGCGTGATGGCCCCCATCTTCTGGCTGTGGCGCAGTCAGCACTCCGGCGTGTGGGTGCAAGTCGGCCAGCAGCGTAGCCTGTATCTGTCGCTGCCGGAAGCGATCCAAGCCGCTCCCGCTGGGGCGATTATCACCCTGGAACCGGGCACCTACCTGCTGCCAGAACCAATTGTCAGCCGCCGCACGCTGCGCCTGCATGGAAGCGGCCTGGAAAATACCATCATCCGCTGCATGAAGGATGAATACGTCATTCATTCCCATGCACCGGAAGCCGGCGGCCTGGAACTGCGCAACTTAACCATCGAGCATGCCGGAAATGCCGGGGCCGATGTTGTCCGCGTGACCAGCGGCAAAGTGCTGATGGAACGCTGCCGCATCCGCGGTGGACGCAGCGAAGGAACCGGCACCACCGGGTCGGGGTTGATTGTTTCCGGCGGAATGAACGGCCGACTGGTGCAGTGCGAATTCACCTATAACCAAGGCGACGGCGTGCAGGTGCATCGCAACGCATCGCTGGAATTGATCGGCTGCCTGTGCCAATTCAACGAGCGATCCGGCATCCACTGGCTTTCCGATGGCAAGGCCACCATCACGCAAACCCGATGCCTGAACAACAAGCGCGGCATCCGCATGGAACGCACCCAGAATGCCGCCATTACCGGCAATTTTCTCATGGATAACACGGAGTACGGAATCGATCTGCGCGATGGCTCGCACGGGAAAATCGAGCAAAATCGCATCGAGGGGAACCGAATCCACGGCATTCGTCTGGTGCGCGACGCGAATTGGCAGTTGCACAAGAATGCCTGCAAAAAGAACACCCAAGCCGGAATCGCGCTCACCGAATCCGCCAAGGGGATGCTCGTTCAGAACGAATGCATCGAAAATCTGGTGGGGATTCTCTACCAGGGACAGGCCGAACTCGACGCGGAAGAAAATCGCTGCGTCCAAAATCAGCGTGCCGGCATCGTTTTGGAAGGAAATTCCGGCGGACGCTTGAAAGCAAACCTGTGTGAGGATAATCAATATGATGGAGTCCTGGTTGGTGACACGGCCCGGCCCATCGTGGATCACAACACGTTTCGATTGAATCAGCGATACGGAATCTTCATTGCCCGCACTGCAAGCCAAACGCAACTGCTGCGGGGTAATCAGATTACGCAGAATCGCACGCGGGATATTCAGGATGAACGACGGGGAGGATGGTTCGGCTGA
- a CDS encoding GAP1-N2 domain-containing protein has protein sequence MSEPVPRLTARQLVYTNVEADRSPTRRRGFQLWLVDADLPEVIRREVSRRLEDFRLPNVPCEDESAVKRLTRWAFFPVSNGTFGIARTVPLLEKDRFGRGGRFHAHALLFEEAELAKIGFQVFRVIDSAFVFQNSPHDLPADFDLRKGELPPAELEPALDVVPKVPSELVDRYLEFAQWLPMDDDRTLALPVSPEDAERWLRYLFGMLPADYRKRCSFDTLNSGQTLMQTRFKVAAAFDATSLRRWVYRRYITWEPNPPGYRPPLEPVNPTDLQMRRLRLFAESPRTTDAIAELDRYARLVEAADLAELQAAPPPESIWADLGRLGALAVAWPKLAATRLARDLIPELAALPHVQRSAMAYLQEGGAENWIRLAEPIPPAKIDHWVADAWEAMREPFPDLWREPVRQWLTERFSDDRQKLELMFARWHRSEGSLRRLWNEPASEPFRDWFRRWVLQTLPPEFRDSTGEYASILNAADLLDRLLDSVFQRHWNAVHVTDSRPIQMGSNRGILEFLVLMGRGKIDDAKSVLRDDPPIREWLETWLWEQSTDEGWRAVIDYDACTMRLVHLYSLEIRHRHHALVGAIAATLLDSPANGLMTRALEGIYRDWPSADVVEALPGTHPAVQELNRWTIHANADHLAKCAAWLQRQEDRLFAMFVNELLLPTLGPAMLESRVASTASGVSLKFGLQIQWTSNQTHSRPAFYLASAVASLMPLALLEPGASEKEYVDLSHPQLLSPYDRLRRIEWLLLRVLRHRSMVTPPRLSRLS, from the coding sequence ATGAGCGAGCCTGTCCCCCGCTTAACCGCTCGGCAATTGGTGTATACCAATGTGGAAGCCGATCGTTCTCCGACTCGCCGCCGGGGGTTCCAATTGTGGCTGGTCGATGCCGATCTGCCCGAAGTGATCCGCCGCGAGGTTTCCCGCCGATTGGAAGATTTCCGTCTGCCGAATGTCCCCTGCGAGGATGAATCGGCGGTAAAACGGCTCACCCGCTGGGCGTTTTTCCCCGTCAGCAATGGCACCTTCGGCATCGCCCGCACCGTACCCCTGCTGGAGAAAGACCGCTTCGGCCGCGGCGGTCGATTTCATGCGCACGCGCTGCTGTTCGAGGAAGCGGAATTGGCCAAAATCGGCTTCCAAGTCTTCCGCGTGATTGATAGTGCGTTTGTGTTCCAAAACTCGCCCCATGATTTGCCCGCCGATTTCGACCTGCGAAAAGGCGAACTCCCACCCGCCGAGTTGGAACCCGCCCTGGATGTTGTCCCCAAGGTTCCCTCGGAGTTGGTCGATCGCTACCTGGAATTCGCGCAGTGGCTGCCAATGGACGATGATCGCACGCTGGCCTTGCCGGTGTCGCCCGAAGATGCCGAACGCTGGCTGCGCTATCTGTTTGGAATGTTGCCTGCGGATTATCGCAAACGGTGTAGTTTCGATACGCTCAATTCCGGCCAGACGCTGATGCAGACACGCTTCAAGGTGGCCGCTGCGTTTGATGCAACCAGTTTGCGCCGTTGGGTTTACCGTCGCTACATTACCTGGGAGCCGAATCCGCCCGGCTATCGGCCGCCGTTGGAGCCGGTGAATCCAACCGATTTGCAGATGCGTCGGTTGCGTCTGTTCGCGGAGTCGCCACGGACGACGGATGCGATTGCGGAGTTGGATCGCTACGCCCGTTTGGTCGAAGCGGCGGATCTGGCGGAACTGCAAGCCGCGCCGCCGCCGGAATCCATCTGGGCCGATTTGGGCCGACTCGGTGCATTGGCCGTTGCTTGGCCGAAACTCGCCGCCACGCGATTGGCGCGGGATCTGATCCCCGAATTGGCCGCATTGCCGCACGTGCAACGCTCCGCCATGGCCTATCTGCAAGAAGGGGGAGCCGAGAATTGGATTCGCCTGGCCGAGCCGATTCCACCGGCCAAAATCGACCACTGGGTCGCCGATGCCTGGGAAGCGATGCGCGAGCCATTCCCCGATTTGTGGCGCGAGCCGGTCAGACAGTGGCTGACCGAACGATTCAGCGACGACCGCCAGAAGCTCGAATTGATGTTCGCCCGCTGGCACCGCTCCGAAGGGAGCCTTCGCCGACTTTGGAACGAACCCGCGAGCGAGCCGTTTCGGGATTGGTTTCGCCGCTGGGTGCTCCAGACGTTGCCGCCGGAATTCCGCGATTCCACGGGGGAATATGCGTCGATCTTGAACGCGGCGGATTTGTTAGATCGGCTGCTCGACTCGGTGTTTCAACGCCATTGGAATGCCGTGCATGTGACCGATTCCCGCCCGATTCAGATGGGCAGCAATCGCGGGATTCTGGAATTTCTGGTGCTGATGGGGCGTGGGAAAATCGACGACGCCAAATCGGTGCTTCGTGACGATCCGCCAATTCGGGAATGGCTGGAAACTTGGCTGTGGGAGCAAAGCACCGACGAGGGGTGGCGTGCGGTCATCGATTACGATGCGTGTACGATGCGCCTGGTGCATCTGTATTCGCTGGAAATTCGGCATCGCCATCATGCCCTGGTGGGTGCGATTGCGGCGACGTTGCTCGATTCGCCTGCCAATGGGCTGATGACTCGGGCACTGGAAGGCATCTATCGGGATTGGCCATCGGCGGATGTCGTGGAAGCACTGCCGGGCACGCATCCGGCCGTCCAGGAATTGAATCGGTGGACCATTCACGCGAATGCGGACCATCTCGCCAAATGTGCCGCCTGGCTGCAACGCCAAGAAGATCGGCTGTTTGCGATGTTCGTCAACGAGTTGTTGCTGCCCACTTTGGGACCGGCAATGCTCGAATCGCGGGTCGCCTCGACCGCATCGGGGGTGTCGCTCAAGTTCGGATTGCAAATCCAATGGACCAGCAATCAGACGCATTCCCGGCCCGCATTCTATCTGGCATCGGCGGTGGCGTCGTTGATGCCGCTCGCGCTTCTGGAACCCGGGGCGAGCGAAAAAGAATATGTCGATTTGTCACACCCGCAACTGCTTTCGCCGTATGATCGATTGCGACGAATCGAATGGCTGTTGCTGCGTGTGTTGCGGCATCGCTCTATGGTGACACCACCCCGGTTGAGCCGTCTGAGTTGA
- the ilvN gene encoding acetolactate synthase small subunit, with protein sequence MRHVLSALVQNQPGVLAHISGMLASRGFNIDSLAVGETENADLSRITFVVRGDDKELDQIRKQLGKIITVVRVVDISSTTFVERDLMLIKVSASPAQRVEISLMTEMFRGRVVDVTNETLMIEISGQESKVEAFIDLMRPYGILELARTGRIALVRGVPPKEESE encoded by the coding sequence ATGCGACACGTGCTATCGGCTTTGGTCCAAAATCAACCGGGGGTGCTTGCCCATATCTCGGGGATGCTGGCGTCCCGGGGCTTCAACATCGATAGCCTGGCCGTAGGCGAGACGGAAAATGCGGATCTGTCCCGCATCACGTTCGTCGTTCGTGGCGATGACAAAGAACTCGATCAAATCCGCAAACAGTTGGGCAAGATTATTACGGTGGTGCGGGTGGTCGATATTTCGAGCACCACCTTCGTGGAACGCGATCTGATGCTGATTAAAGTGTCGGCATCGCCGGCACAACGCGTTGAAATTTCGTTGATGACCGAAATGTTCCGCGGTCGAGTGGTGGATGTCACCAACGAAACCCTCATGATCGAAATCAGCGGCCAAGAATCCAAGGTCGAAGCCTTCATCGACCTGATGCGGCCGTATGGAATCCTTGAACTGGCCCGCACGGGTCGCATTGCGCTGGTGCGCGGTGTGCCCCCCAAGGAGGAAAGCGAATGA
- a CDS encoding metallophosphoesterase, with product MTIFGFLGDLHGHLQLGLCMMARWQQQTGKDFEAIFLAGDVGTFTRDAELDSTTRRHARTNPCELEFLTQWAISPPAPWLARLFEPTRQGGLGLTAPVVMVHGNHEGFFRLQECLAGERPKMPVRIEQLPTVDSGGWIRYLPSGWVLQTPKSGKLVGGIGGIEPGQRTADYPDLAYIDEGAILQLLDGPKLDVLLTHQGPSAYQGPDAGSESLQILADEAVARWWVHGHSLHNREIGPMGPEHETMVLPLGGVGFGGKGPHEGEPGALGFSRMMWDDSGTVAVERELPPFWREYRRKRWLEHPDGRLICPDLLHSS from the coding sequence ATGACCATCTTCGGATTTTTAGGCGATCTCCACGGCCATTTGCAGCTTGGTTTGTGCATGATGGCTCGATGGCAACAGCAGACAGGCAAAGACTTTGAGGCGATTTTCCTCGCCGGAGATGTCGGGACATTCACCCGCGACGCCGAGTTGGATAGCACCACTCGACGGCACGCTCGAACCAATCCTTGTGAATTGGAGTTTTTGACCCAGTGGGCCATTTCCCCACCGGCTCCCTGGCTTGCACGATTGTTTGAGCCAACCCGTCAGGGGGGCTTGGGGCTGACTGCGCCGGTGGTGATGGTGCATGGAAATCACGAAGGATTTTTTCGGCTCCAGGAATGTTTGGCGGGCGAACGGCCGAAAATGCCCGTCCGCATCGAGCAATTGCCGACTGTCGATTCCGGCGGATGGATTCGCTATCTGCCCAGCGGGTGGGTGCTGCAAACGCCGAAATCGGGCAAACTCGTGGGCGGCATCGGCGGCATCGAGCCGGGACAACGCACCGCCGACTATCCCGATCTCGCATATATCGATGAGGGGGCGATTCTGCAGCTACTGGATGGGCCGAAACTCGATGTGCTGCTCACGCATCAGGGGCCAAGTGCTTATCAGGGGCCGGATGCGGGGTCGGAATCGCTGCAAATCCTGGCCGATGAAGCAGTTGCGCGCTGGTGGGTGCATGGCCATTCGCTGCACAATCGGGAGATTGGGCCGATGGGACCGGAACATGAGACGATGGTGTTGCCGTTAGGGGGTGTTGGTTTTGGTGGGAAGGGGCCGCACGAAGGGGAACCCGGTGCGCTGGGATTTTCGCGAATGATGTGGGACGATTCTGGAACGGTGGCGGTGGAGCGGGAGTTACCCCCGTTTTGGCGAGAGTATCGCCGCAAACGATGGTTGGAACATCCCGATGGACGGCTGATTTGTCCTGACTTGCTGCACAGTTCGTGA
- a CDS encoding PEP-CTERM sorting domain-containing protein: MKLAHSTLLGVTLLGMMTLLANNANAGLIVTKTSVYAGVSGTGPFRWMYAVHNPRGGTVRTGDSFTIYDFGGFIPTHPVVAPTGWTYSVQNYGYTPTGGTPNDNGAVPNITFVYEGPDLPGSIGMGNFWMHSLYGVGTESQMVSSIGYTTSPEESLLLKSGGDFVTTESIMTPIAPEVPEPATLALVGIGLPLVGAARWIRRRRETSAEATV; this comes from the coding sequence ATGAAATTGGCACACTCGACGCTTTTGGGCGTGACCTTGTTGGGCATGATGACGCTGCTCGCAAACAATGCGAATGCAGGACTGATCGTCACCAAAACTTCGGTTTATGCAGGTGTGAGCGGCACGGGTCCGTTCCGCTGGATGTATGCCGTTCACAACCCGCGCGGTGGCACGGTCCGCACCGGCGACTCGTTCACCATCTATGATTTCGGCGGTTTCATCCCGACGCACCCGGTCGTGGCCCCTACCGGCTGGACCTACAGCGTGCAAAACTACGGCTACACCCCGACGGGTGGCACGCCGAACGATAACGGCGCGGTGCCCAACATTACCTTCGTCTACGAAGGGCCGGATCTGCCCGGCAGCATCGGCATGGGCAACTTCTGGATGCACTCGCTGTACGGGGTTGGCACCGAATCGCAAATGGTTTCCAGCATTGGCTATACGACTTCTCCGGAAGAAAGCCTGCTCCTGAAGTCGGGTGGGGATTTCGTCACCACCGAATCGATCATGACGCCGATCGCTCCGGAAGTTCCCGAACCGGCCACGCTCGCCCTGGTGGGCATCGGCCTGCCGCTGGTGGGTGCCGCTCGCTGGATCCGCCGCCGCCGCGAAACCTCCGCCGAAGCAACCGTCTGA